The following coding sequences are from one Saccopteryx bilineata isolate mSacBil1 chromosome 3, mSacBil1_pri_phased_curated, whole genome shotgun sequence window:
- the FOXQ1 gene encoding forkhead box protein Q1, with product MKLEVFRPRAAHGDKSGSDLEGAGSSDAPSPLSAAGDDSLGSDGDCAANSPAAGGGKRNARGESAAEEEGPATASVVEAGAAGPGAESAGVGEGARSKPYTRRPKPPYSYIALIAMAIRDSAGGRLTLAEINEYLMGKFPFFRGSYTGWRNSVRHNLSLNDCFVKVLRDPSRPWGKDNYWMLNPNSEYTFADGVFRRRRKRLSHRATASAPGLRLEEAGTPPSALAALGSPHARSPAFQEGRVCPAGKFSSSFAIDSILSKPFRSRRDRDAAPVMQLRWGAASCPPLSGYPALLPSGPGRALLPLCPYGASEPALLGARGVEAPPTVPHLLLAPFSASAPAPAKPFRGLVGGGGAGGAAHPYCPLRLPATLQAASACGPGPHLPYPVETLLA from the coding sequence ATGAAGCTGGAGGTGTTCCGCCCCCGTGCAGCCCACGGGGACAAGTCGGGTAGTGACTTGGAGGGCGCAGGCAGTAGCGACGCGCCCTCTCCGCTGTCGGCAGCTGGTGACGACTCCCTGGGCTCGGACGGGGACTGTGCGGCCAACAGCCCAGCAGCTGGAGGCGGCAAGCGTAATGCGAGAGGTGAGTCTGCCGCGGAGGAGGAAGGTCCGGCGACGGCGAGCGTCGTAGAGGCGGGCGCGGCGGGCCCCGGGGCAGAGAGCGCGGGCGTAGGCGAGGGCGCACGCAGCAAGCCCTATACGCGGCGGCCCAAGCCCCCGTACTCATACATCGCGCTCATCGCCATGGCCATCCGCGATTCGGCGGGCGGGCGCCTTACGCTGGCCGAGATCAACGAGTACCTCATGGGCAAGTTCCCCTTCTTCCGCGGCAGCTACACGGGGTGGCGCAACTCCGTGCGCCACAACCTCTCGCTCAACGACTGCTTCGTCAAGGTGCTGCGCGACCCCTCGCGGCCTTGGGGCAAGGATAACTACTGGATGCTCAATCCCAACAGCGAGTACACCTTCGCCGACGGGGTCTTCCGCCGCCGCCGCAAGCGCCTCAGCCACCGTGCGACTGCCTCCGCACCCGGGCTGCGGCTGGAGGAGGCCGGGACCCCGCCTTCCGCGCTGGCTGCCCTGGGCTCGCCCCACGCGCGCTCCCCCGCCTTCCAGGAGGGGCGCGTCTGCCCCGCGGGCAAGTTCTCCAGCTCTTTTGCCATAGACAGCATCCTCAGCAAGCCCTTCCGCAGCCGCCGCGACAGGGACGCGGCCCCCGTGATGCAGCTGCGGTGGGGCGCCGCGTCCTGTCCGCCGCTTTCCGGTTATCCTGCACTCCTCCCCAGCGGGCCCGGCAGGGCCCTGCTGCCGCTCTGCCCTTATGGCGCCTCGGAACCGGCACTGCTGGGCGCGCGTGGAGTCGAGGCGCCGCCGACAGTGCCGCACCTCTTGCTCGCgcccttctctgcctctgcccctgctcctgccAAGCCTTTCCGAGGTCTAGTGGGCGGTGGCGGCGCCGGTGGCGCCGCGCACCCGTACTGCCCCCTGCGGCTGCCGGCGACGCTGCAGGCGGCCTCCGCCTGCGGCCCGGGCCCGCACCTGCCCTACCCCGTGGAGACGCTCCTGGCTTGA